The Halomonas sp. KG2 genome contains a region encoding:
- a CDS encoding recombinase family protein — protein MEFMSGKHVGYIRVSTVGQNSDRQLDGIQLDKVFEEKVSGRNAGSRDVLNLCLDYLREHDTLHVHSIDRLARNMSDLLSIVDDLVKRDVTVKFHSEGLTFAPQTDDPMASLMLHMLGAFAEFERSLIGQRRKEGLEAARKRGKQIGRRKSLSDEDLSEIAQKLSKGDSKSDLAKEYGVSRTTLYAALNKFQEA, from the coding sequence ATGGAATTTATGTCGGGAAAGCATGTTGGATACATTCGCGTCTCAACGGTCGGTCAGAATAGTGACCGCCAGCTTGATGGCATTCAGCTAGACAAGGTTTTCGAAGAGAAAGTGTCTGGCAGAAATGCTGGTTCACGCGACGTCCTCAATCTCTGCCTCGATTATCTCCGCGAGCACGACACACTTCATGTTCACAGCATTGACCGGCTCGCTCGCAACATGTCTGACCTGCTCTCGATTGTTGATGACCTGGTAAAACGTGATGTTACCGTCAAGTTTCATTCCGAGGGGTTAACGTTCGCCCCGCAGACAGATGATCCCATGGCTTCGTTGATGCTGCACATGCTTGGCGCATTTGCCGAATTTGAACGGTCGCTTATCGGCCAGCGGCGGAAAGAAGGGCTAGAAGCTGCCAGGAAACGCGGAAAGCAAATTGGTCGGCGGAAATCGTTATCTGATGAGGATCTTTCAGAAATTGCTCAGAAGCTCTCCAAGGGGGATTCTAAGAGCGATTTGGCAAAAGAATATGGCGTTTCCCGCACAACGTTATATGCAGCTTTGAACAAGTTTCAGGAGGCGTAA
- a CDS encoding ATP-dependent RecD-like DNA helicase, with amino-acid sequence MSELTQASELVRVTQVPFRNSKATVIRGVPVREDQTFASANYNVSIVANSEYLPVDPTPGQIWRVAGHKRTYVYDHGKIKAQEHQYREPDTLEFYLPDTGETFIQFISDDKAFKGIGNRKARQLWARFGEDIHRMLTAGTRNDFNALSELLSTQSIQALHAGYEKYANLRHTTWMSKARIPHAVQKRILKYHGLGTVEAIKSDPYKLLHFGLSFKDVESILNHRFGHAWQQKRYPKERIQAGMIQALNDRMRDGSTWVKASQLLTRASDYLKSYPDREEGIEWLKSATDIALYHEDGRFHATGIAIQELAVARRIKHLIDLRKPLTEGEEGIVNDVIGELPYELTSQQELAIYTSLTEGISAITGGAGTGKTTVLSTFLKAADRLGYSIHAIALSGRAAMRLHESVGYLTMTIARFLREDPVTDNKALLVIDEASMLDLPTMFRIINHINPSCKLVLTGDPSQLPPIGIGKILHDVVLSTHVKNTTLDIVKRQKRTTGIPEYSATINAGEVPESLSAGNIYFHEVLDPILAKQKAVELYAQQPGNSRVIAATVTRVGEINGEIQKKINGDSPLLNFNLNGEDFYLRLRLNDQILFTQNHASAGVQNGSLGELISIDQVDNVIGSVRLDTGETVDLQGNLIDALSLGYAMTLHKAQGSQFGRVIVLLQDTRVVDRSWIYTAITRAISEVHIVGDPRVFERYVKASPKAFRRKTMLTNLIHYLHSEKDSGHSPKLVKYELL; translated from the coding sequence ATGTCCGAGCTGACACAAGCCTCTGAGCTTGTTCGCGTCACCCAGGTGCCTTTCCGGAACTCTAAAGCCACGGTTATCCGAGGTGTGCCTGTGCGTGAGGACCAGACTTTTGCGTCTGCAAATTATAATGTATCTATCGTAGCTAATTCTGAATATTTGCCTGTAGATCCGACCCCCGGGCAGATCTGGCGAGTCGCGGGTCACAAACGCACTTACGTGTATGACCACGGGAAAATTAAAGCGCAAGAGCATCAATACCGAGAGCCCGATACTCTGGAGTTTTATTTACCAGATACTGGTGAGACCTTTATCCAGTTTATCAGCGATGATAAAGCTTTTAAGGGGATAGGAAACCGCAAGGCACGCCAGCTTTGGGCTAGGTTCGGTGAGGACATTCACCGGATGCTGACTGCGGGCACCCGAAACGACTTTAACGCTCTCTCAGAACTGCTCTCCACGCAATCCATTCAGGCGTTGCATGCCGGTTATGAAAAATACGCGAACCTCAGGCACACCACTTGGATGTCGAAAGCCAGAATTCCCCACGCAGTCCAGAAGAGAATTCTCAAGTATCACGGCCTTGGAACTGTTGAGGCGATCAAGTCTGACCCATACAAGCTGCTTCACTTCGGGTTGAGTTTTAAAGACGTAGAAAGCATCCTGAATCACCGTTTTGGGCACGCCTGGCAGCAGAAAAGATACCCTAAAGAGCGTATTCAAGCTGGGATGATTCAGGCGCTTAATGATCGAATGCGTGATGGTAGTACGTGGGTCAAGGCCAGTCAGCTATTAACGCGAGCATCTGATTATCTTAAATCGTACCCTGATCGTGAGGAGGGAATTGAGTGGCTGAAAAGCGCAACAGATATTGCTCTTTACCATGAGGATGGACGCTTTCATGCCACTGGCATTGCTATACAGGAGCTAGCGGTAGCTAGGCGCATAAAGCATCTGATTGATCTTAGAAAGCCACTCACCGAGGGTGAGGAAGGTATTGTAAATGACGTCATTGGCGAGCTGCCCTATGAGCTGACCAGCCAGCAAGAGCTTGCTATTTATACGAGTCTAACCGAGGGGATTAGTGCGATCACTGGAGGTGCCGGAACTGGCAAGACCACAGTGCTTTCGACCTTCCTGAAAGCCGCTGACCGCCTAGGGTACAGCATTCACGCTATCGCTCTATCGGGTCGCGCTGCAATGCGTCTGCATGAGTCAGTCGGCTACCTAACGATGACCATCGCACGATTCCTGCGAGAAGATCCAGTGACAGATAACAAAGCTTTGCTGGTTATCGATGAAGCTTCTATGCTGGATCTGCCCACGATGTTTCGCATCATCAACCACATCAATCCCAGCTGTAAGTTGGTTTTGACCGGAGATCCCAGCCAGTTGCCACCCATAGGTATCGGAAAGATACTGCACGATGTTGTTCTCTCGACGCACGTAAAAAACACGACGTTGGACATTGTGAAACGCCAAAAGAGAACCACCGGGATACCTGAGTATTCGGCGACCATTAATGCCGGTGAGGTGCCTGAGTCACTCAGTGCAGGCAATATCTATTTTCATGAGGTTTTAGATCCCATTCTGGCCAAGCAGAAGGCTGTCGAACTCTATGCCCAGCAGCCTGGCAACTCTCGTGTAATTGCCGCAACGGTAACTCGCGTTGGGGAGATCAATGGTGAGATTCAGAAAAAGATAAACGGTGACTCTCCGCTGCTCAACTTCAATCTTAATGGAGAAGATTTTTATCTGCGGCTAAGGCTGAATGACCAGATTTTGTTTACTCAGAATCACGCCAGCGCTGGCGTGCAGAATGGATCTCTTGGCGAGCTAATCAGCATTGATCAAGTCGATAACGTGATTGGCTCTGTGAGGCTGGACACAGGCGAAACGGTCGATTTGCAAGGTAACTTGATTGATGCTTTGAGCCTGGGATATGCCATGACGCTTCATAAAGCTCAAGGGAGCCAGTTCGGGCGAGTTATTGTCCTTCTGCAAGACACTAGAGTAGTGGATCGCAGTTGGATCTATACAGCGATCACAAGGGCAATATCCGAGGTCCACATAGTTGGTGACCCCCGTGTGTTTGAGCGTTACGTGAAAGCCTCACCGAAGGCTTTTCGACGGAAGACCATGCTCACCAATCTCATTCACTACCTACACAGTGAGAAGGACTCAGGACACAGCCCAAAACTCGTCAAATATGAGCTTTTGTAA
- a CDS encoding VPA1267 family protein, with protein sequence MASPQEQGQIYLERFREWIKSMSDDDFRQIVYSPKGILNRQQIKKLAGLSDQAIKKNENVKAELQNLENRLRERNVLPPLSEVGKESLSAPKLYDASSKRNTLDHSRLGKLEAENQNLKVQLEKLQRENVRLKAQIASSRETVDAVNDGLMVFLKCPS encoded by the coding sequence ATGGCGAGCCCACAAGAGCAGGGCCAAATCTATCTTGAAAGATTTCGAGAATGGATTAAGTCCATGTCTGATGATGATTTTCGCCAGATCGTGTATTCCCCAAAGGGTATCCTGAATAGACAGCAAATCAAAAAGCTTGCAGGCCTGTCAGACCAGGCGATCAAAAAAAATGAAAATGTAAAAGCCGAACTGCAAAATCTGGAGAATAGGCTGCGTGAACGTAACGTGCTGCCACCACTATCTGAAGTGGGAAAAGAGTCTCTGTCAGCGCCAAAACTCTATGATGCTTCCTCCAAAAGAAACACTTTGGATCATAGTCGACTGGGGAAGCTTGAGGCCGAGAATCAGAACCTCAAAGTACAGCTCGAAAAATTACAGCGAGAAAATGTGCGACTGAAGGCGCAAATCGCATCGAGCCGAGAGACGGTTGACGCGGTAAACGATGGTTTGATGGTGTTTCTCAAATGTCCGAGCTGA
- a CDS encoding reverse transcriptase domain-containing protein translates to MPVLDDKYDKLSLNHQYLTDPLLLALAWKKTHEYVRTANWYADHFKLDVSSIDLPNRCDEWAKEITGHLVFRDLELVPAPKSHPWEFVTPEDPLPVAEFKLLWQPRELAEQTAERGKEQEDNNNSFLRLRPLAHMPIREQTVMTLVMMCLANEVETRQGDPSTDYKKVHEKEVVSYGNRLYCRYEDDTAEHSYGATTTYSKFFTDYRKFLERPYHFARKELQEKSEEQEVYLLEVDLSQFFDCIDRKKLVEKIKAIACEQGSLEGLDDATITNVLEAFKNWEWSLSAKKAFPSVCSIEAPKGLPQGMVASGFLANIYMAEFDDFMKQLIGQPIEDDSEIRLADYCRYVDDMRLVLVGPGRKELQGANHLETIKGKLLEKVKPILDELNLKAHPKKTKVEIFRGKSVGISSTLEGIQTNVSGPVSYEDAEIHLGQLESLLVLSDSSSNEQSNQAGYFNRLAAIEKDMFDVREDTLKRFAANKISRLLNNIRHFTSRKTDENGQPISGNWDYLQERLARRFIACWSRDPALVMLLKKGLELFPSTRLLEPVLEQLDYLISLPNAHFYGIPPELAIRQAAIGKYCLAEIFRHAATIIHRKDRQAFPAHANVDAFFESLQNTAVEILDASAEAADGDNALAAPLSKSQEEPKTNGFNFLATQARFFLLVRLDTVLETSSGCWFHDFIFKLAKGFRNITLSEDVAARDLAAGILIARQLIDDPKPLYRSTASLLENQQNGSTVLELIAIQDAALFRSLVLHARALRYSWQKYAEVDALIKKLYIDSRPSAKPLPDIKSFTPLYKLIARTDNPFGNEIMALKLMLALLKDPAPFAKAKSYDVIDLSQTEVKFDDLCTPPTFEAFSSDISVSVAFQTSLGVAANHLHSEHDETFMLQRIALCIRAVLQGSGDPTGFGQTSIPRAGYRGLKTTQFKRQIGLLTTPESLAGEAASFSGWITTLLSKLLKWPGIRVNDQGYSWPTQLTLENVRELVEGRLTKLKNCYCQQSRMPGLPELVTPAWDSAKNSLIVAMVQTKMPLQEDFVRHGLFMDTPEGREKHRRHVARVAKLVTKHIEAQHLKKPNNGEREQDIDLIVLPELAVHQDDLDILIQLSRKTHAIIVAGLGFLNQPGIKGPNNCAIWIVPRKHNGNRSEIHRFQGKHHMTTPEKKLNIQPWRPYQLMLELSHPAFKEAPGFTLTAAICFDSTDIALSSDLRDKSHALLIPALNKDVNTFDSMVEALHYHMYQHVVLVNTGEYGGSYAMAPYNERHNRLIAHSSGNDQVTINTFKMNMFDFRRDGVGVSMQSGIRQKAAPAGV, encoded by the coding sequence ATGCCAGTTTTGGACGATAAGTACGACAAGCTCTCCCTGAATCACCAATACCTAACCGACCCATTGCTTTTGGCGTTGGCATGGAAAAAGACCCATGAGTACGTCCGTACGGCCAACTGGTATGCAGATCATTTCAAGCTCGATGTTTCTTCGATCGACTTGCCAAACCGGTGTGACGAATGGGCTAAGGAAATCACGGGCCATCTAGTCTTCCGAGACCTAGAGCTGGTACCAGCTCCAAAGTCTCACCCTTGGGAGTTTGTAACGCCTGAAGATCCCTTGCCGGTAGCTGAATTCAAACTACTTTGGCAGCCAAGAGAGCTAGCTGAGCAAACTGCTGAGCGTGGAAAAGAACAAGAAGATAACAACAACAGCTTTTTAAGGCTAAGGCCGCTTGCTCACATGCCCATCCGCGAGCAAACCGTTATGACGTTAGTCATGATGTGCTTGGCAAACGAGGTCGAGACTAGACAGGGGGACCCTTCAACCGACTACAAAAAAGTCCACGAAAAAGAGGTAGTCAGCTATGGGAACCGCCTCTATTGCCGCTATGAGGACGACACAGCCGAACACAGTTACGGAGCAACCACTACATATAGCAAGTTCTTTACAGACTATCGAAAATTCCTGGAACGCCCCTATCACTTTGCCAGGAAGGAGCTCCAGGAAAAGTCAGAGGAACAAGAGGTCTACCTTCTGGAAGTCGATCTCAGTCAGTTTTTCGATTGCATAGACAGGAAAAAACTGGTCGAAAAAATTAAGGCGATAGCCTGCGAGCAAGGCTCTCTGGAGGGCCTTGACGATGCGACCATAACCAATGTCCTAGAAGCATTCAAAAACTGGGAGTGGTCGCTCTCAGCTAAAAAAGCCTTCCCAAGCGTTTGTTCCATTGAGGCTCCAAAGGGCCTCCCGCAGGGAATGGTTGCGTCAGGCTTCCTAGCCAACATTTACATGGCTGAGTTTGATGACTTTATGAAGCAGTTAATCGGCCAGCCGATTGAGGACGACAGTGAAATTAGGCTTGCTGACTACTGCCGTTATGTAGATGACATGCGTTTAGTGCTGGTAGGACCCGGTAGAAAAGAACTTCAAGGCGCTAATCATCTTGAAACCATCAAGGGTAAGCTGTTGGAGAAGGTAAAACCCATTCTAGACGAGCTGAACCTGAAGGCTCATCCCAAAAAGACAAAAGTTGAAATATTTCGGGGCAAGTCAGTTGGAATTTCCAGTACCTTGGAAGGTATCCAAACCAATGTATCAGGGCCTGTCTCCTATGAGGATGCAGAGATTCATTTAGGTCAGCTAGAGTCCTTATTGGTTTTATCCGATAGCAGTTCAAATGAGCAATCGAATCAAGCAGGTTACTTTAACCGGCTAGCCGCTATCGAAAAAGACATGTTTGATGTCCGAGAGGACACGCTGAAGCGTTTCGCAGCGAACAAGATTTCTAGGCTCCTTAATAATATTCGCCATTTCACATCGCGCAAAACCGACGAAAATGGCCAGCCTATATCAGGAAATTGGGATTACCTTCAGGAACGCTTGGCCCGGCGCTTCATCGCTTGCTGGAGCCGCGACCCTGCTTTGGTGATGTTGCTAAAAAAAGGGCTGGAGCTGTTTCCGAGCACTCGATTACTCGAACCGGTTTTGGAGCAACTCGATTATCTTATTTCCTTACCAAATGCCCATTTTTACGGTATTCCGCCAGAGCTGGCCATTAGGCAAGCAGCCATTGGCAAATACTGCCTTGCTGAGATTTTTCGACACGCTGCGACGATTATTCATCGAAAAGATAGACAGGCTTTCCCTGCCCATGCGAACGTCGACGCTTTTTTTGAATCACTGCAAAATACTGCTGTTGAGATTCTTGATGCCTCAGCAGAGGCTGCCGATGGGGATAATGCTCTCGCGGCCCCACTATCTAAATCACAGGAGGAGCCTAAAACCAATGGTTTTAACTTCTTGGCGACTCAAGCTAGGTTCTTTTTGCTGGTGCGACTGGACACTGTACTCGAAACCAGCTCTGGTTGTTGGTTTCATGACTTCATCTTCAAGCTTGCCAAGGGATTCCGAAATATCACCCTTTCCGAAGATGTAGCTGCGAGAGACTTGGCCGCTGGGATTCTGATTGCCCGACAATTGATAGACGACCCCAAGCCACTCTATCGCTCGACAGCAAGCCTGCTTGAGAATCAGCAAAATGGTTCGACTGTACTGGAGTTGATTGCCATTCAAGATGCAGCACTATTCCGATCCCTGGTACTTCATGCAAGAGCACTGCGGTACAGTTGGCAAAAATATGCAGAAGTCGATGCATTAATTAAGAAGCTTTACATCGATAGCAGACCTTCTGCCAAACCACTTCCAGATATCAAATCCTTTACTCCGTTATATAAGCTCATTGCCCGAACAGATAACCCATTTGGCAATGAAATAATGGCATTGAAGCTTATGCTCGCGCTGCTGAAGGACCCAGCACCATTTGCCAAGGCCAAGAGCTACGATGTCATCGATCTTTCGCAGACAGAAGTAAAATTCGATGACTTATGCACTCCACCCACATTCGAAGCTTTCAGTTCAGACATATCTGTCTCGGTGGCTTTTCAAACTTCCCTTGGCGTAGCTGCAAACCACTTGCACTCCGAACACGACGAGACATTTATGCTTCAACGCATTGCTCTCTGTATTCGCGCTGTGCTGCAAGGTTCGGGAGACCCTACCGGCTTCGGGCAGACCTCTATCCCTAGAGCAGGGTATCGCGGCCTAAAGACAACTCAGTTCAAGCGACAGATTGGCTTGCTAACGACACCGGAGTCGCTTGCTGGTGAAGCTGCTTCATTCTCTGGTTGGATCACCACGCTACTTTCCAAACTGCTCAAGTGGCCAGGCATCCGGGTCAATGACCAAGGCTACTCGTGGCCGACTCAACTCACGCTGGAAAATGTCAGAGAACTAGTCGAAGGACGGCTTACCAAACTTAAGAATTGTTACTGCCAACAGTCTCGCATGCCTGGCCTTCCCGAATTAGTAACCCCTGCTTGGGATTCAGCCAAGAACAGTCTGATTGTGGCCATGGTTCAAACCAAGATGCCGCTCCAAGAAGACTTTGTAAGGCATGGGCTATTTATGGATACACCGGAGGGTCGAGAAAAACACAGAAGGCACGTGGCACGTGTTGCAAAGTTAGTCACAAAGCACATTGAGGCACAGCATCTTAAGAAGCCGAATAATGGGGAGCGTGAACAGGATATCGATCTCATCGTTCTGCCAGAACTGGCCGTCCATCAAGATGACTTGGATATTCTGATTCAGTTATCCAGAAAAACTCACGCAATCATTGTCGCAGGCCTTGGCTTCTTAAATCAGCCCGGAATTAAAGGCCCGAATAACTGCGCCATTTGGATCGTACCTAGAAAACACAACGGCAATCGAAGCGAAATTCATAGATTTCAGGGTAAGCACCACATGACCACCCCTGAGAAAAAACTGAATATTCAACCCTGGCGCCCATATCAGTTAATGCTGGAGCTATCACACCCAGCGTTCAAAGAAGCTCCCGGTTTTACGCTGACAGCCGCTATCTGTTTTGATTCTACAGATATAGCGTTGAGCTCTGACCTGCGAGACAAATCCCATGCCCTGCTAATTCCTGCCCTAAACAAAGATGTAAACACCTTCGACTCGATGGTAGAGGCACTCCACTACCACATGTACCAACACGTTGTTTTGGTTAACACAGGGGAATATGGTGGCTCTTACGCCATGGCACCCTATAACGAGCGACACAATCGATTGATTGCACATTCAAGCGGAAACGACCAAGTCACAATAAACACTTTCAAGATGAATATGTTTGATTTTAGACGTGACGGTGTTGGCGTGAGCATGCAGTCAGGTATTAGGCAGAAAGCAGCCCCGGCAGGAGTGTAG
- a CDS encoding site-specific integrase, translating to MNIAVSALAAPTQDSLDAWLNTPRLAKCGEFFTPSEPMWWPDRSTRRAINWQAAIACVPADWQRWLHAALAYRTAESAQNTIGGTSTILSRAAQVGLNPLNEYHLIDLRERFSMSEFSALASFMKFWQKCESLEQRPSQVLIDAYGTLPRKKRPRNDVVLRLDPEQGPFTQVEQDDLFKWAHEQFCHGNLDTERYLYLRLLMIYGQRGTQLRMMVFNDFIKTERGYQVRIFWAKQKGDDAGWREKSETFNLDEDLYNVVQAYRSIVLTRLEQEYPGRADWGKAIEHVPLFRRKLVQKGGDTKLVPVIVDLPDQNVLEQKPQAKFHITCGTTSLWLFQMESMPDFPISSRTHKSLKISKGHRFRHTLGTDLSNAGLDEWSIASAFMHSNTRTVRKYRAVSAELMKLIDEKMSDHLALVVRAFTGTIVTDRASAKNGDRVDRQIEDLAVCGADKTCHLDAPFTCYGCSKFQPLLDADHSAALERLERRRAQTIATDKTTGVLWDRAILACRKVILDCIALRESGKAGGSDA from the coding sequence ATGAATATCGCAGTTTCAGCACTTGCAGCACCGACGCAGGACTCTCTTGATGCGTGGCTGAATACACCTCGACTCGCCAAATGCGGCGAGTTTTTCACTCCCTCTGAACCGATGTGGTGGCCTGATAGATCAACTCGCAGAGCGATCAATTGGCAAGCCGCAATCGCTTGCGTTCCGGCCGACTGGCAACGCTGGTTACACGCCGCCTTGGCCTACCGGACGGCCGAGTCTGCACAGAATACTATTGGAGGAACTTCTACAATACTTTCGCGCGCGGCGCAGGTAGGGCTCAATCCCCTCAATGAGTATCACCTGATCGATTTGCGCGAGCGTTTTAGTATGAGCGAATTTTCCGCGCTGGCCAGTTTCATGAAATTTTGGCAAAAGTGTGAATCGCTTGAGCAGCGACCATCGCAAGTCCTGATTGATGCTTATGGCACGCTACCTCGAAAGAAGCGGCCCCGAAACGATGTCGTCTTGCGCTTAGATCCTGAACAGGGGCCGTTCACGCAGGTGGAGCAAGACGACCTGTTCAAGTGGGCGCATGAGCAGTTCTGTCACGGCAATTTAGATACTGAGCGCTACCTCTATTTGCGTTTGTTGATGATCTACGGACAGCGTGGCACACAACTGCGCATGATGGTTTTTAACGACTTTATCAAAACCGAGCGGGGCTACCAGGTTCGAATTTTCTGGGCGAAGCAGAAAGGCGATGATGCTGGGTGGCGAGAAAAGTCCGAGACCTTCAACTTAGATGAGGATCTTTACAATGTCGTGCAGGCCTATCGGTCGATTGTCCTCACTCGACTTGAGCAGGAATATCCTGGTCGAGCCGATTGGGGTAAAGCGATTGAGCATGTGCCACTCTTTCGTCGCAAGCTGGTTCAGAAAGGAGGTGATACCAAGCTGGTCCCCGTAATAGTTGACCTGCCTGATCAAAATGTGTTGGAGCAGAAACCACAGGCGAAGTTTCATATTACCTGTGGAACTACAAGTTTATGGCTGTTTCAAATGGAGAGTATGCCGGACTTTCCCATTTCTTCGCGTACACATAAGTCTCTGAAAATTAGTAAGGGCCATCGCTTCAGGCACACGCTCGGTACCGATCTTTCGAATGCAGGGCTGGATGAGTGGTCAATCGCTAGCGCATTTATGCATTCTAATACACGCACCGTCCGTAAATACCGAGCGGTATCGGCAGAGTTGATGAAGCTGATTGACGAGAAAATGAGTGATCATCTCGCGCTGGTCGTGAGAGCTTTTACGGGCACTATCGTGACAGATCGTGCTTCAGCCAAAAATGGGGATCGTGTAGATCGCCAGATTGAAGATCTTGCCGTTTGCGGTGCGGATAAAACCTGCCATCTGGACGCCCCTTTTACTTGCTACGGATGCAGCAAATTTCAGCCGCTACTTGACGCGGATCACAGCGCTGCACTTGAGCGGCTGGAACGTCGCCGTGCGCAAACCATTGCCACGGATAAAACCACGGGTGTGCTCTGGGACCGTGCCATTCTCGCGTGTCGCAAGGTAATTCTTGATTGCATTGCGCTGCGTGAATCAGGCAAGGCAGGCGGAAGTGACGCATGA
- a CDS encoding restriction endonuclease subunit S translates to MLCQSLCDRLEQHTSNQLDARETLVVTLLGTLTQSANATELADNWALLAEHFDTLFTTEQSIDKLKQTILQLAVMGRLVEQDDGDEPAEQLIERIATQKAETGNGKRRASKPPKSSTAGSQPFQIPSTWAWMPLRKTGITSTGKTPSTKNASFFSGNIPFIGPGQVTAAGKINTPEKHLSEEGILQSEEALSGDILTVCIGGSIGKTAIVTERCGFNQQLNKIRPVLVEPSYLLAAINADFFQHSIREKATGSATPIINRSKWESIAIPLAPLAEQRRIVQKVDELMALCDRLKQRLTQASDTRCQLAGAVVEQAIN, encoded by the coding sequence TTGCTCTGCCAATCCCTCTGCGACCGGCTGGAACAGCACACCAGCAACCAGCTCGACGCCCGCGAAACCCTTGTAGTCACCCTGCTTGGCACCTTAACCCAATCCGCCAACGCCACCGAGCTGGCCGACAACTGGGCACTCCTGGCCGAGCACTTCGATACGCTGTTTACCACCGAACAAAGCATCGATAAGCTCAAGCAAACCATTCTGCAACTGGCGGTAATGGGGCGGCTGGTGGAGCAGGATGATGGGGATGAACCTGCGGAACAACTCATCGAGCGCATAGCAACTCAAAAGGCAGAAACCGGAAACGGAAAACGTAGAGCTTCGAAACCTCCGAAGAGCAGCACCGCTGGATCGCAGCCATTTCAAATCCCCTCTACCTGGGCGTGGATGCCTCTTCGAAAAACCGGTATCACTTCCACAGGGAAAACCCCAAGCACTAAGAACGCGAGCTTCTTTTCTGGCAACATTCCATTTATCGGGCCAGGGCAAGTCACAGCTGCGGGAAAAATAAACACGCCAGAAAAACACCTATCAGAGGAGGGAATCCTCCAATCCGAGGAAGCACTTTCTGGAGATATTCTAACCGTGTGTATAGGGGGATCTATAGGCAAAACGGCGATAGTAACCGAGCGCTGTGGATTTAATCAGCAGCTGAACAAAATTCGACCTGTCCTCGTTGAGCCCAGCTATCTCTTGGCGGCAATAAACGCTGATTTCTTTCAACATTCTATTCGTGAAAAAGCCACCGGCTCTGCGACCCCCATCATTAATCGGTCGAAATGGGAATCTATCGCTATACCGCTGGCCCCTCTCGCTGAGCAGAGACGCATCGTCCAAAAAGTCGATGAACTGATGGCCCTTTGCGACCGCCTCAAACAGCGCCTGACACAGGCCAGCGACACCCGCTGCCAACTGGCGGGGGCCGTGGTAGAACAAGCGATTAATTAA